One genomic window of Polyodon spathula isolate WHYD16114869_AA chromosome 8, ASM1765450v1, whole genome shotgun sequence includes the following:
- the LOC121319239 gene encoding peptidase inhibitor R3HDML-like produces the protein MTDAYIHLYFTGIVLWIVQNSSSIVLPNATGLQRPSSGAETNLEFRDFLSLGVPRNRRKRYISSRDMGTLLDYHNRVRSQVLPPAANMEYMTWDERLAKSAEAWAAQCVWDHGPPQLMRYMGQNLSIHSGRYRSIIELVRSWHDEKQYYSFPNKCSGSVCTHYTQMVWANTNRMGCAVNTCSNMNVWGNSWRRAVFLVCNYSIKGNWVGEAPYKMGRPCSACPPSYGGSCSNNLCSSGLKSNKVN, from the exons ATGACTGATGCATATATCCACCTGTATTTCACTGGCATTGTGTTGTGGATAGTACAGAACTCCAGCTCCATCGTCTTGCCAAACGCTACCGGCCTGCAGCGTCCATCCAGCGGTGCTGAAACAAACCTCGAATTCAGAGACTTCCTCAGCCTCGGCGTTCCTCGCAACAGACGAAAACGCTACATCTCCTCCCGAGACATGGGCACGCTTTTGGACTACCACAACCGGGTGCGGTCACAGGTACTCCCCCCAGCGGCCAACATGGAATACATG ACCTGGGATGAAAGACTGGCAAAGTCTGCCGAAGCCTGGGcagcacagtgtgtgtgggaCCACGGCCCCCCTCAACTCATGAGATACATGGGCCAGAATCTGTCCATTCATTCTGGGAG ATATCGCTCAATCATTGAGCTCGTCAGGTCATGGCATGACGAAAAGCAATATTACTCCTTTCCCAATAAGTGCAGTGGCTCTGTATGTACCCATTATACCCAG ATGGTGTGGGCCAACACCAATAGAATGGGGTGTGCGGTTAACACCTGCTCCAACATGAATGTGTGGGGAAACAGTTGGCGCCGTGCTGTGTTTCTGGTATGCAACTACTCCATTAA GGGTAACTGGGTCGGGGAAGCGCCCTACAAGATGGGAAGGCCCTGTTCTGCCTGCCCTCCAAGTTACGGAGGCTCCTGCAGCAACAATTTATGCTCTTCAGGTTTAAAATCCAATAAAGTTAACTGA